One window of the Nicotiana tabacum cultivar K326 chromosome 4, ASM71507v2, whole genome shotgun sequence genome contains the following:
- the LOC107781801 gene encoding H/ACA ribonucleoprotein complex subunit 2-like protein — MGSDSEVEKTAQKEKEIKKLLAIAPIAKPLAGKKLSKRTFKLVRRATEHKCLKRGVKEVVKSIRRGNKGSHCLVGNCRLCVIDGNISPVDVITHVLILCEESDIPYIYVPSKEDLANAGATKRPTCCVLVLTKLTKGELSQEDQEKLKEDYDRVVSEIRETTSSLF; from the exons ATGGGTAGTGATAGCGAAGTAGAGAAAACGGCACAGAAAGAGAAGGAGATAAAGAAGCTATTGGCTATAGCCCCTATTGCTAAACCACTCGCTGGAAAGAAACTCAGCAAACGTACCTTCAAACTCGTTAGGCGAG CTACGGAACACAAGTGCTTGAAAAGAGGAGTTAAAGAAGTAGTGAAGAGTATTCGACGTGGTAATAAAGGTTCA CATTGTCTTGTGGGAAATTGCAGATTGTGTGTTATAGATGGAAATATTTCTCCAGTAGATGTTATTACACACGTTCTGATCCTATGTGAGGAATCTGATATACCATACATCTATGTTCCCTCAAAAGAA GATCTTGCAAATGCTGGAGCAACAAAGAGGCCAACTTGCTGCGTTTTGGTATTGACAAAGCTTACTAAGGGGGAACTTAGCCAGGAAGATCAAGAGAAGCTGAAAGAGGATTATGATCGAGTTGTATCAGAAATTCGTGAAACAACTTCATCCTTGTTTTAA
- the LOC107781797 gene encoding plant cysteine oxidase 3 isoform X2: MCVQQIRGLFNMTKKSPCSVQALFDLCKQTFTPSATSPPSSQAIHKFYSLLDTIGPKEVGLKDESLEDERGHGLFGLSVFNRVDRWAQPITYVDIHEDQNFTMCMFCFPTSAVIPLHDHPGMTVLSKVLYGSLHVKAYDWVEPACIRKSEQIGHPTVRLARLAVDKVITAPHGTSVLYPKSGGNLHCFTAITPCAVLDILAPPYLEAAGRRCTYYHDYPYSSFANGDEIVGNGKEQDYAWLAVVDTPEDLYMRPGRYMGPAIHRIQDLSITPVFANTPFVLGAWKLMLLNFESRSTVVH, translated from the exons ATGTGTGTGCAACAAATTCGAGGGCTCTTCAACATGACGAAGAAGAGTCCTTGTTCCGTTCAGGCTTTATTCGACCTTTGTAAGCAGACTTTCACGCCTTCTGCAACTTCCCCACCTTCTTCTCAAGCCATTCACAAATTTTATTCCCTTTTGG atacAATTGGTCCTAAAGAGGTTGGACTGAAAGATGAGAGCTTAGAGGATGAAAGAGGTCATGGCCTTTTTGGACTCAGTGTCTTCAACAGGGTCGATCGATGGGCTCAACCGATAACATATGTGGATATACACGAGGATCAAAACTTTACT ATGTGTATGTTTTGTTTCCCTACTTCTGCAGTCATTCCATTACATGATCATCCTGGAATGACTGTATTGAGTAAAGTTCTCTATGGATCCTTGCACGTGAAAGCTTATGACTGGGTTGAGCCAGCTTGCATCAGGAAGAGTGAACAAATTGGTCATCCTACAG TGAGACTAGCCAGGTTGGCGGTTGATAAGGTCATAACGGCACCACATGGTACATCTGTTTTGTATCCCAAGAGTGGAGGGAATCTGCATTGTTTTACTGCTATTACACCTTGTGCGGTTCTGGATATTCTTGCTCCTCCTTATCTTGAAGCAGCTGGCAGAAGATGTACCTACTACCATGATTATCCTTATTCCAGCTTTG CAAATGGGGATGAAATTGTTGGTAATGGAAAAGAACAAGACTATGCGTGGCTTGCTGTGGTTGATACACCAGAGGATCTGTACATGCGCCCTGGAAGGTACATGGGTCCAGCCATCCACAG AATTCAAGATCTTTCGATCACTCCAGTGTTCGCCAATACGCCTTTTGTCTTAGGAGCGTGGAAATTGATGCTGCTAAATTTTGAATCCAGATCTACTGTGGTGCATTGA
- the LOC107781796 gene encoding enolase 1, chloroplastic has protein sequence MALAPAQLSKPFFSTKPKSQGPLFSLPATQKIQSRPSTVRCSVAAAPSATVSKASSKVKSVKARQIIDSRGNPTVEVDLVTGDDLVYRSAVPSGASTGIYEALELRDGDKSVYGGKGVLNAVKNINEFLGPKLVGVDVRKQADVDAVMLEIDGTPNKSKLGANAILGVSLSLCRAGAGAKAVPLYKHIQEISGTKELVMPVPAFNVINGGSHAGNNLAMQEFMILPVGASTFTEALRMGSEVYHTLKGIIKAKYGQDACNVGDEGGFAPNVQDNREGLVLLMDAIEKAGYTGKIKIGMDVAASEFLTKDAKYDLNFKNQPNDGAHVLSAQSLCELYKEFAKEFPIVSIEDPFDQDDWSSWASLQSSVDIQLVGDDLLVTNPKRIAEAIQKKACNALLLKVNQIGTVTESIQAALDSKAAGWGVMVSHRSGETEDNFIADLSVGLASGQIKTGAPCRSERLAKYNQLLRIEEELGDVRYAGESFRSP, from the exons ATGGCCTTAGCTCCAGCTCAGCTCTCTAAGCCCTTTTTTTCCACCAAACCCAAATCACAAGGGCCGCTTTTTTCATTACCTGCGACCCAAAAGATTCAATCTCGGCCGTCCACTGTCCGCTGCTCCGTCGCCGCTGCTCCATCGGCCACTGTATCCAAGGCTTCCTCCAAGGTGAAATCTGTCAAGGCGAGGCAGATTATAGACAGCAGGGGCAATCCTACGGTCGAGGTTGATCTGGTCACTGGTGATGATCTTGTTTATCGATCGGCGGTGCCAAGTGGAGCTTCCACCGGGATCTACGAGGCTCTAGAGCTCAGAGATGGTGACAAGAGTGTGTATGGGGGTAAAGGAGTCCTCAATGCTGTTAAAAATATTAATGAATTCTTGGGCCCCAAACTTGTTGGTGTTGATGTCAG GAAACAGGCTGATGTTGATGCTGTTATGCTGGAGATTGATGGAACTCCTAATAAATCAAAACTTGGTGCTAATGCCATTCTTGGAGTCTCTCTCAGTTTGTGTAGAGCTGGTGCTGGAGCAAAAGCAGTACCCTTGTATAAACACATTCAAGAAATATCTGGAACCAAAGAACTTGTAATGCCAGTTCCAGCGTTCAATGTGATAAATGGAGGGAGCCATGCTGGTAACAATTTGGCTATGCAGGAATTTATGATTCTACCCGTTGGAGCATCAACATTTACTGAGGCGCTTCGTATGGGTAGTGAAG TCTACCACACTCTAAAGGGAATTATCAAAGCTAAGTATGGGCAAGATGCATGCAATGTTGGTGATGAAGGTGGATTCGCTCCAAATGTCCAGGATAACAGGGAAGGGCTAGTATTGCTTATGGATGCAATTGAGAAGGCCGGTTACACTGGCAAG ATTAAAATTGGCATGGACGTAGCAGCATCTGAGTTCTTGACAAAAGATGCGAAATATGATCTCAATTTCAAGAATCAACCAAATGATGGAGCTCATGTGCTTAGTGCTCAGAGCCTCTGTGAACTCTATAAGGAGTTTGCCAAAGAATTTCCTATTGTATCTATTGAAGATCCATTTGACCAAGATGATTGGAGCTCATGGGCATCACTACAATCTTCAGTTGATATTCAGCTTGTTGGTGATGATTTGCTGGTGACTAATCCAAAGAGAATTGCTGAAGCAATTCAGAAAAAGGCATGCAATGCATTGTTGTTGAAG GTTAACCAGATTGGTACAGTGACAGAATCCATTCAAGCAGCACTAGACTCCAAAGCTGCGGGCTGGGGTGTTATGGTCAGTCACCGAAGCGGTGAAACAGAGGATAATTTTATCGCAGATCTGTCTGTTGGTTTGGCCAGTGGACAG ATCAAGACGGGAGCACCCTGTCGGAGTGAGCGGCTGGCAAAATACAACCAG CTTCTGCGTATCGAAGAGGAACTTGGAGATGTTCGCTATGCTGGTGAATCTTTCAGATCTCCTTGA
- the LOC107781798 gene encoding protein MIS12 homolog (The RefSeq protein has 4 substitutions, 4 frameshifts compared to this genomic sequence): MEGSESEKVFDSLNLNPKLFVNEALNIVDELVDDAFDFFHQEAANLLKTEGTNRSEDLKEGVAQIKNMVQLTLDKRLSLWEKYCLHNCFKVPQGFSLPKADGPSGDTSFDINAVENPELDEKLDFLRNKISEVGKESAELNRELQALEGQSMLSGHSAASLTEALELYQQLAVNEKFEELVRTASDFQSKVENLATRMVEDTEHRRAKKIRTSNGEVFRSNNDEGLLSATLEELQVFVDDIKTLRD, encoded by the exons ATGGAAGGAAGCGAGAGCGAGAAAGTGTTCGATTCGCTGAACCTAAATCCGAAGCTCTTCGTCAACGAGGCCCTCAATATTGTCGACGAGTTAGTTGATGATGCTTTTGATTTCTTCCACCA AGAGGCAGCAAATCTTCTGAAAACTGAAGGCACAAATCGATCGGAAGATCTAAAAGAG GGTGTGGCTCAAATTAAGAACATGGTCCAATTGACTCTGGACAAGCGGTTGAGTTTATGGGAGAAGTACTGTTTGCACAATTGCTTTAAAGTTCCGCAAGGGTTCTCTTTGCCTAAAGCT GATGGACCATCTGGTGACACTTCATTTGATATTAATATTAAG GTTAAGACAT CTGCAAT TGAAAAGTTGGATTTCTTAAGGAACAAGATTTCCGAG GTGGGAAAAGAGTCTGCTGAGCTCAACAGAGAACTACAAGCTCTCGAAGGGCAGTCCATGTTAAGTGGCCACTCTGCTGCCTCTCTTACTGAAGCGTTGGAGTTGTATCAGCAACTGGCAGTGAACGAGAAGTTTGAAG AACTGGTACGAACTGCATCAGATTTTCAATCCAAAGTGGAGAATTTGGCAACCAGAATGGTGGAGGACACTGAGCACCGCAGAGCAAAAAAAATTCGCACTTCAAATGGGGAAGTGTTCAGATCGAACAATGATGAAG GCCTACTGAGTGCGACACTGGAGGAACTTCAAGTATTCGTGGATGATATAAAGACTCTTCGTGACTGA
- the LOC107781797 gene encoding plant cysteine oxidase 3 isoform X4, with protein MCVQQIRGLFNMTKKSPCSVQALFDLCKQTFTPSATSPPSSQAIHKFYSLLDTIGPKEVGLKDESLEDERGHGLFGLSVFNRVDRWAQPITYVDIHEDQNFTMCMFCFPTSAVIPLHDHPGMTVLSKVLYGSLHVKAYDWVEPACIRKSEQIGHPTVRLARLAVDKVITAPHGTSVLYPKSGGNLHCFTAITPCAVLDILAPPYLEAAGRRCTYYHDYPYSSFANGDEIVGNGKEQDYAWLAVVDTPEDLYMRPGRYMGPAIHR; from the exons ATGTGTGTGCAACAAATTCGAGGGCTCTTCAACATGACGAAGAAGAGTCCTTGTTCCGTTCAGGCTTTATTCGACCTTTGTAAGCAGACTTTCACGCCTTCTGCAACTTCCCCACCTTCTTCTCAAGCCATTCACAAATTTTATTCCCTTTTGG atacAATTGGTCCTAAAGAGGTTGGACTGAAAGATGAGAGCTTAGAGGATGAAAGAGGTCATGGCCTTTTTGGACTCAGTGTCTTCAACAGGGTCGATCGATGGGCTCAACCGATAACATATGTGGATATACACGAGGATCAAAACTTTACT ATGTGTATGTTTTGTTTCCCTACTTCTGCAGTCATTCCATTACATGATCATCCTGGAATGACTGTATTGAGTAAAGTTCTCTATGGATCCTTGCACGTGAAAGCTTATGACTGGGTTGAGCCAGCTTGCATCAGGAAGAGTGAACAAATTGGTCATCCTACAG TGAGACTAGCCAGGTTGGCGGTTGATAAGGTCATAACGGCACCACATGGTACATCTGTTTTGTATCCCAAGAGTGGAGGGAATCTGCATTGTTTTACTGCTATTACACCTTGTGCGGTTCTGGATATTCTTGCTCCTCCTTATCTTGAAGCAGCTGGCAGAAGATGTACCTACTACCATGATTATCCTTATTCCAGCTTTG CAAATGGGGATGAAATTGTTGGTAATGGAAAAGAACAAGACTATGCGTGGCTTGCTGTGGTTGATACACCAGAGGATCTGTACATGCGCCCTGGAAGGTACATGGGTCCAGCCATCCACAGGTA G
- the LOC107781797 gene encoding plant cysteine oxidase 3 isoform X3 gives MCVQQIRGLFNMTKKSPCSVQALFDLCKQTFTPSATSPPSSQAIHKFYSLLDTIGPKEVGLKDESLEDERGHGLFGLSVFNRVDRWAQPITYVDIHEDQNFTMCMFCFPTSAVIPLHDHPGMTVLSKVLYGSLHVKAYDWVEPACIRKSEQIGHPTVRLARLAVDKVITAPHGTSVLYPKSGGNLHCFTAITPCAVLDILAPPYLEAAGRRCTYYHDYPYSSFANGDEIVGNGKEQDYAWLAVVDTPEDLYMRPGRYMGPAIHR, from the exons ATGTGTGTGCAACAAATTCGAGGGCTCTTCAACATGACGAAGAAGAGTCCTTGTTCCGTTCAGGCTTTATTCGACCTTTGTAAGCAGACTTTCACGCCTTCTGCAACTTCCCCACCTTCTTCTCAAGCCATTCACAAATTTTATTCCCTTTTGG atacAATTGGTCCTAAAGAGGTTGGACTGAAAGATGAGAGCTTAGAGGATGAAAGAGGTCATGGCCTTTTTGGACTCAGTGTCTTCAACAGGGTCGATCGATGGGCTCAACCGATAACATATGTGGATATACACGAGGATCAAAACTTTACT ATGTGTATGTTTTGTTTCCCTACTTCTGCAGTCATTCCATTACATGATCATCCTGGAATGACTGTATTGAGTAAAGTTCTCTATGGATCCTTGCACGTGAAAGCTTATGACTGGGTTGAGCCAGCTTGCATCAGGAAGAGTGAACAAATTGGTCATCCTACAG TGAGACTAGCCAGGTTGGCGGTTGATAAGGTCATAACGGCACCACATGGTACATCTGTTTTGTATCCCAAGAGTGGAGGGAATCTGCATTGTTTTACTGCTATTACACCTTGTGCGGTTCTGGATATTCTTGCTCCTCCTTATCTTGAAGCAGCTGGCAGAAGATGTACCTACTACCATGATTATCCTTATTCCAGCTTTG CAAATGGGGATGAAATTGTTGGTAATGGAAAAGAACAAGACTATGCGTGGCTTGCTGTGGTTGATACACCAGAGGATCTGTACATGCGCCCTGGAAGGTACATGGGTCCAGCCATCCACAGGTAG
- the LOC107781797 gene encoding plant cysteine oxidase 3 isoform X1 produces the protein MCVQQIRGLFNMTKKSPCSVQALFDLCKQTFTPSATSPPSSQAIHKFYSLLDTIGPKEVGLKDESLEDERGHGLFGLSVFNRVDRWAQPITYVDIHEDQNFTMCMFCFPTSAVIPLHDHPGMTVLSKVLYGSLHVKAYDWVEPACIRKSEQIGHPTVRLARLAVDKVITAPHGTSVLYPKSGGNLHCFTAITPCAVLDILAPPYLEAAGRRCTYYHDYPYSSFANGDEIVGNGKEQDYAWLAVVDTPEDLYMRPGRYMGPAIHRPPSTTRQIPSWHPKEKGGPYYFDKESTPAGDREFHFGNKVSTHEDLFIF, from the exons ATGTGTGTGCAACAAATTCGAGGGCTCTTCAACATGACGAAGAAGAGTCCTTGTTCCGTTCAGGCTTTATTCGACCTTTGTAAGCAGACTTTCACGCCTTCTGCAACTTCCCCACCTTCTTCTCAAGCCATTCACAAATTTTATTCCCTTTTGG atacAATTGGTCCTAAAGAGGTTGGACTGAAAGATGAGAGCTTAGAGGATGAAAGAGGTCATGGCCTTTTTGGACTCAGTGTCTTCAACAGGGTCGATCGATGGGCTCAACCGATAACATATGTGGATATACACGAGGATCAAAACTTTACT ATGTGTATGTTTTGTTTCCCTACTTCTGCAGTCATTCCATTACATGATCATCCTGGAATGACTGTATTGAGTAAAGTTCTCTATGGATCCTTGCACGTGAAAGCTTATGACTGGGTTGAGCCAGCTTGCATCAGGAAGAGTGAACAAATTGGTCATCCTACAG TGAGACTAGCCAGGTTGGCGGTTGATAAGGTCATAACGGCACCACATGGTACATCTGTTTTGTATCCCAAGAGTGGAGGGAATCTGCATTGTTTTACTGCTATTACACCTTGTGCGGTTCTGGATATTCTTGCTCCTCCTTATCTTGAAGCAGCTGGCAGAAGATGTACCTACTACCATGATTATCCTTATTCCAGCTTTG CAAATGGGGATGAAATTGTTGGTAATGGAAAAGAACAAGACTATGCGTGGCTTGCTGTGGTTGATACACCAGAGGATCTGTACATGCGCCCTGGAAGGTACATGGGTCCAGCCATCCACAG GCCTCCCTCAACAACTAGACAAATACCGTCATGGCATCCAAAAGAAAAAGGAGGaccttattattttgataaagaGAGCACACCTGCTGGAGACAGGGAATTCCATTTTGGAAACAAAGTAAGCACGCATGAAGACTtgtttattttttga